Sequence from the Pseudomonadota bacterium genome:
TTGGAGAACGTGATTGAACGTGCGCTTATCGTGGGTGCTGGGCGTGGGCAGGCACTTAGTTTCGATGAACTGGCGCCTGCCTCCCCCAGCGCGAGCCACGACACCCGAGCCCCAGAGGGTGGGGAGCGCGTGCTGACCTTGGATGAGGTGAGCGCTATCCACATCAAGCAGGTGCTGGCGCGGACGGGGGGTAAGGTGCATGGGCCGGATGGGGCTGCGGCGCTGTTGGGGATCAACTCGAGCACCTTGCGCTACCGGATGAACAAGCTGCGGATACCGTTTGGGCGGAGTGCGCGGAAGTAGCCTCGCCCTTTCGCACGGGACGACCTCGCCGACATTGAGTCTTTTGTGTCTGCGCCGGTTCTCCATTCAACTTAGGCGCCTATCCAGAACGATAGCCCTGGGCTTGCCGATGGATAGGCGTTCGCAGTCCGGATGGAGTGGGTTGAGCACAACGTTGTTTTCAGTAGGGACCCGAGCAGATGGCACTACCAACAGAGCGGTTTCCGCGCGCTCGACCCAAGCGTTACCGAAATCCACTAGACCGGCGGGGGCAGGGACCTCTTGCCAGTTATCAGGTAATTCTGAAGGCGTGATGATCGTTGTCGAGATCTCCGATGGCACTTGCACCTCGAAGACGACGAGGGCTGGCATCGATCGTGGTTCCAAGTGCACCAGCGTCTCAAGGATCGCTAAAGACGTGGACTCAGACGCATAAACCGCGCGGCGACCGGGCGATGACCATCGCCCGCCCACCAGCCGAGCGCCCTCTCCGTCGAAGGCGCCGCGCATCCATTTCTTAGACGTTAGGCGGAAGAGTCGCAAGGGCGCTAGGAGAACACGCCGTGGGAGATTCGCACGAGAATCGTCCTAACGCCTTCGATGCCCGCATCCGTGTCGAGCAGAGAGAGTGGTGTTCGCCCGGCGAGGCCAGCGACGTTGGCATTCAGCCAGTGCTCCGCCGCCTTGTGGTTCGCGAACACCTCACCTAATTCATCCAGCAGTTTGCTGACGCGCATGAAGCGATCGGACTCGGCGAGCCCGAGCGTACCTCCTTGCTTGATGAGGCGGCGCCAGTGGC
This genomic interval carries:
- a CDS encoding antitoxin Xre/MbcA/ParS toxin-binding domain-containing protein, with the translated sequence MTQALLQADAATRAGIPVDQATSVMERWNIPSARFADLLGVSDRHWRRLIKQGGTLGLAESDRFMRVSKLLDELGEVFANHKAAEHWLNANVAGLAGRTPLSLLDTDAGIEGVRTILVRISHGVFS